Proteins encoded by one window of Bos javanicus breed banteng chromosome 22, ARS-OSU_banteng_1.0, whole genome shotgun sequence:
- the UCN2 gene encoding urocortin-2 — protein sequence MTRWALLTLMVLTLGRTLLVPATPTPGFQLLPQNFPQATACPVTSESPSGSTTAPSAAWGRPSPDPHPGPRITLSLDVPLGLLQILLEQARARAVREQAAANARILAQVGRR from the coding sequence ATGACCAGGTGGGCTCTGCTCACGCTGATGGTCCTGACATTGGGCAGGACCCTGCTTGTCCCagcaacccccaccccaggcttccaGCTCCTCCCTCAGAACTTTCCCCAGGCCACTGCCTGCCCCGTGACCTCGGAGAGCCCCTCAGGCAGCACCACGGCACCCTCCGCTGCTTGGGGTCGCCCCAGCCCTgacccccaccctggcccccgCATCACCCTCTCGCTGGACGTCCCCCTTGGCCTCCTGCAGATCTTACTGGAGCAGGCCCGGGCCAGGGCTGTGAGGGAGCAGGCTGCTGCCAATGCCCGCATCCTGGCCCAGGTCGGCCGCCGCTGA